Genomic window (Chelmon rostratus isolate fCheRos1 chromosome 15, fCheRos1.pri, whole genome shotgun sequence):
TGGGTTTGCCGTGTTTGTCGAGGAGTCCTTTCTgaatcatcatcttcttctgaCTCGCCTGATTCAACAATGTCGTTAATTCTGAGCCTGGACAACAaaatacttgaaaaaaaaaaaaaaacttttattgaTCACAGGTGATCAATAAGTTGAGGCTTACCTTCGGTCCCAGACCCCACTTCCGTGGATACGTGTCTCTCTCCATGATCACCCTCTTTATCTTCGCCACAACACCGTGATCACATGTGGAGATCACAGCTGTCGTCATCAGAGCAACAGCTGGAGGACAACAGCTTCATTAATAATCAATTATTAATCTGACTCGTTAATCAATAACCTGAACGACTCCAAACACTCTGAAGCCATCAGAAAAGGGTGATAGATAGCAGGTCATCACAGCCCGCAGGCTACTGACGCTACTCAGTTCATCATGTGGCTTCACCTGCAGCACTCACACAGTCTCACCTGTGCAGATGGCCTCGCCCTTGGTTGTTATGACGACGATGTCCTGGTTCAGCTCGATGCCATCTTCATACCTGAGGACACCTGGCAGCATGATCTTTGCCCCATAGCAGATGGCGTTCACCTGGAGACCCAACAGTCTGAGTAACTCAGGTGTGCTTGGACTGTAGAATACACTCAGCGTGCCATCTTAGAGCTGCTGTTCCTAATGAACTGGACCGGAGGAAGACTCACCGCACTGTCCTTCATCACCAGCCGTTTGTGAGacaccagcagcttctccagAGGGAAGATCACCCTCCTCAGGTACGACTCATCTTTGTTGTGATCCAGCTGCCACTGTGCGTCCAGGACGTCGTGCATCGTCACCATGTGGTCCTAAAAAAAGACGTCATGCATGTGATGAGATGTCACAGGCGtggagtgatgtcacaggtGTGGAGTGACGTCACAGGCGTGGAGTGACGTCGTTATGATGTCAGCAGCACTGAGGCTCCACAGACTCTACAGATGATGTCATGTGTGACTCTGCTGCACGTTTCTGTTCCAAAGTTGAATTAGCAGACCTGcactgagcagcaggactgaaCTCAACACTTTGAACCTGACCCCTGCGTGAGGTCACAggtgaacaggaagtgatgcccACCTTTTCTCCCAGCACTCCGGACCGGACTCTTCTTAGTTCCTGCATCTGACCTCCGACCCCAAGCATCAGACCCAGGTGGACACACAGTGTCCGAATGTAGGTTCCTGCCTCGCAGCTCACCCAGAATATACCTGCAACACACAATCATGTGACATCAGCGATGAGTCACGACCCGCCATGAAACAGCTAAATAATAAGTCGTCTTAAACTGTTTCCAGACATGACTGGAAACCACTAACTGATTAACGGATCGGCAGGTAAACAATCCAGAAGCTGTTAACAGGTGATTTAACCTCACctgagaaaacactgatgaaacGATTATCTGGTGTGTATTGATCATAAACGATCTTACCCAGCCTCCTCTCAGGGTCGTATTCGATCAGTTTGCTCTCGTAGATGGTTCGGACTCTAAGTTGACGTTTCACGGCGGCGATCAGCGGCGGCCGCTGGAACAGGGCGCCGGTGAGCGTCTCCAGTGCCTGCGGACAGTCGGCGACGGTCACATGACAGGCACAGGCAGCCAATCGAGCAAACAGAGCTGAACAATCTCAGGAAAACATCCGCCGTCACCACGTTTCTGACCAGTTCGACTGTACACTGAAAGTAAAGTGACTTCTTGTTCCAGCTGATTTCCTCGTTAGGACATAAACATTCAGACGACTTCTAATGAACAAACGGAGCTCCTTCAGTTTAGCTGTCAGACTTACCCGAGCCAGAGCGTGTTCGCTCTCTATCGCATTGTGCAGCCGAACGATCCCCACATACTCCttacctgcaacacacacacagagagtagTGAGGGGGGCCGCTGGGTTTTACTGTGCTCACGCGCCTGCCAGCCGGGCAGAGACATTCGCTCTCTTCCATTCTGACAGGAACAACAAACGGGACGCCGTCATCTGCGTACCGGCACTCTGCTGGGACTTGACCAATCGCGTGGCTCGATCCACACAGACGATCAGACAGCCCGTGACCTTCGGGTCGAGTGTCCCGCTGTGACCCGTCTTCTCCACCCGCAGGATCCTCCTGATCCACGCCACGACCTCGTGAGATGACGGGTTCGCCGGTTTGTCCAGGTTGATGAAGCCTGACCTGTCAagaggcaggaaacaggaaggggAAAACATTATCAGCTGCAGGTGTCTGTGGGCGTGTTAACATGTTATCTGAAGGTCTGACATAACCCCACATGTTGTGATCATTTATCTGAAGTTACCTGACATAGTCCTGGATGCTCCTCTTCAGAGGGTTGCTGCCGTGTGGTAGAGGAGTGTAATGAGCCGTCCGGATGTTGAGTTTATCGAAATTCTGCAGGAGACAAATTTAAACATGCAGTTTGGTCACTTCCTGCATGAAAAGGAccaacaggaagtcacagcagcacaaagccaGGCTCTTATTTTGGAGGTATGCTGTGTTATCTCCATCCTGGCTGTCTGAAGTTCATCGACTGCTCTGAAATCTGTTTATTACTGAAGGACCAACTTTATCATGTGAAGGTATTAATCTATTTCAATGTTAACTTTGTTATCGCTCCTCAGCTTTATGAGCAGATACACACGTCGCTCACTTTGTGCTCACGTCTGATTattatttacatgtttacagATTATTTGTTCCCATCGCAGAGTCATGTGATCAGAACATGTGATCGTCTTTGCAGCGGACGCGCCGAGCCGTTCTCTCCACGCGATCCACGTCATCGCCCGGCAGAACGCCGGGACGACGGCACCGCGGCGGAGAGGCCCCGCCCCCAGAACGGGAGCAGAGGCGGAGACTGCGACGAGACGACCGCTCAGAGAATGGATAAACAGATTCATCACTTCACATGACGGCGGGGAAACGACGGTCACTCAGACTCAGAGTCCGGTCTTTGTTTCAGACCTGTTGACATTTTATCACATGACCACGAGCCGCTCGTACTGAAggtttgtttttccattaaaactTATTGTACAAATCACATGATTTGACCAAACACTCGATTCAACCAGTTTCTGATGAAAATCGATCTAACTGTAGAACGAACATCACATTTATTCTGTTTCACTGGCGTTTAAAAGATTAACTGTTAGTTAACCACGAGAGTCCACTGACGGCTGGGCGGCCGTCAAACCAAAGCTATGAAACGACTCGCTTCACCTGATCAATGCTGACTAAAGCAGGGTTTCTGAATCTGCTGATgactctgtttgtttttaatggagtCTGGCGGCTTTGAACAGAGCGATCAATATAACATCTGTCAACGGTGAAACCAAACCCTTCCAGTGGAAAACACTGATGGTGTGGAGGGATTAAACTACAGCCTGCTTCACAGCTGCCTCCATCACTCACTGAGACACTGACGTGTGGACAAACATACTGGGGGAGACTGGGAGACGCTGTCCAGTGACCAGTGACTTACTGGTTAAACTGTAACAGAAACTTTGAGTTCATGTTGAAAGTCAAAATCACAACTACGTTAACGCCGTTGGACTCATTTGTTCCTGAAAATGACTCGACACAGAAGTGAGTCCTCATGAAGTCAAGCTGTTAACAGTCTACTCCAGATAATACATGACCACATGCGACAGGTAAACCCAGGTGTGTTACCTTTAACAACAGAGGCCACTGTGACGTGTCCAGAGAGGCCACCTTAGACTCCGGTTTGATGAAGAAGTCTCCGCTCTGTTGAATCTCCTGTAAAACAAAAGGAACCGTCTAACTTCATTCACAAGAGAATAAAGTGAACATCAGCTGGTGGAAGGTCACACTCACCCCAACTTCTTCTTCGCTGActttcttcgtcttcttcttcttcttcacggACGCTGCTGAAGCACAATCAAAGACTTCAATCAGCAGAAACCAAATAAAACGAGCTCAGACGTGTCGAGGTGGGTTCATTTCAGATGTGTtgaagctctgctgctgttcacacacTAAAGGTTTCTACTGTTTCACCTTCACACGACTAACGAGGCGACAGGAGCAGCCCACGTGGCCTCTCACACAACACGTGGTGGTTAGCACCAAGCTAACATCCAGAGCTAACAGGCCGGTCTGACCTGATCAAAGTAAACCATGAAACAGGCCACGGTAGACCGGCTGAGATCGATACGTGAAGCCGCTCAGATTCAATCATCAATAACAGTTGGAGACTTGTTGGACAGCTGAAGCTCCTTCACTGCGTCTGTAGCTTCCAGACGTCTGTAGCTCACAGACATCTGTAGCTCACAGACATCCACGAACTGAACGAATCTCACATTTTATCAATCTGAGTCGACAACGCGGTCCTGCAGGGGCCGTGCGGGGCAGGGACATGCACCGCCAGTCCTGCGGGGCTGACGGTGATCCAGAGACCCGCAGGCCGCCCCGGAGACACCGTGTCGGGGCTGAACACACGCAGCCACAGGTCGAAGTGAGAGCACGGACAGATTTTAGACTTTTTTGTCGGTGGCGAACAGAAGCAGGAACAACTTGAACCGGGCTCACCGACACGGTCTCACTTCAAACAACGCGAATAATGAACGGTAACGCGAGTAATGAACGGTAACGTGTCTCCAGGAGACCTGCAGCACACTCACCCTCTGCGTCCGCCATCTTGAACTGAAAGAGTGAGCGCGCGCAGCGCGACTTTCTTCTTCCGCCaccgtgttttttttttttttttttaaggacgGCTAAGCTATGCCCCGCCCTGCTCTGACCCTGATTGGCTAGTACCGGGTGCCTCTGGGTCAGATGTTTTCTTCATCACACAGTccag
Coding sequences:
- the dkc1 gene encoding H/ACA ribonucleoprotein complex subunit DKC1 isoform X1, whose translation is MADAEAASVKKKKKTKKVSEEEVGEIQQSGDFFIKPESKVASLDTSQWPLLLKNFDKLNIRTAHYTPLPHGSNPLKRSIQDYVRSGFINLDKPANPSSHEVVAWIRRILRVEKTGHSGTLDPKVTGCLIVCVDRATRLVKSQQSAGKEYVGIVRLHNAIESEHALARALETLTGALFQRPPLIAAVKRQLRVRTIYESKLIEYDPERRLGIFWVSCEAGTYIRTLCVHLGLMLGVGGQMQELRRVRSGVLGEKDHMVTMHDVLDAQWQLDHNKDESYLRRVIFPLEKLLVSHKRLVMKDSAVNAICYGAKIMLPGVLRYEDGIELNQDIVVITTKGEAICTAVALMTTAVISTCDHGVVAKIKRVIMERDTYPRKWGLGPKASQKKMMIQKGLLDKHGKPNGSTPDDWKSQYVDYSVSQATEESCDPSAKRKRGVTDSDGEATAPSTPSADDVKKEKKKKKKEKRQKLEEAGPEEAGPEEGAEPETEVESTKKKKKKKKQKDEETSE
- the dkc1 gene encoding H/ACA ribonucleoprotein complex subunit DKC1 isoform X2, with protein sequence MADAEASVKKKKKTKKVSEEEVGEIQQSGDFFIKPESKVASLDTSQWPLLLKNFDKLNIRTAHYTPLPHGSNPLKRSIQDYVRSGFINLDKPANPSSHEVVAWIRRILRVEKTGHSGTLDPKVTGCLIVCVDRATRLVKSQQSAGKEYVGIVRLHNAIESEHALARALETLTGALFQRPPLIAAVKRQLRVRTIYESKLIEYDPERRLGIFWVSCEAGTYIRTLCVHLGLMLGVGGQMQELRRVRSGVLGEKDHMVTMHDVLDAQWQLDHNKDESYLRRVIFPLEKLLVSHKRLVMKDSAVNAICYGAKIMLPGVLRYEDGIELNQDIVVITTKGEAICTAVALMTTAVISTCDHGVVAKIKRVIMERDTYPRKWGLGPKASQKKMMIQKGLLDKHGKPNGSTPDDWKSQYVDYSVSQATEESCDPSAKRKRGVTDSDGEATAPSTPSADDVKKEKKKKKKEKRQKLEEAGPEEAGPEEGAEPETEVESTKKKKKKKKQKDEETSE